From Lolium perenne isolate Kyuss_39 chromosome 5, Kyuss_2.0, whole genome shotgun sequence, a single genomic window includes:
- the LOC127304594 gene encoding vacuolar iron transporter homolog 2-like: MLSHSLFALYKIGDTLESVCLTHFGPHCCGSKILVMGTAEDDAAAGVDYADRAQWLRAAVLGVNDGLVSVASLMIGVGAVNQSARAMLVSGLAGLVAGACSMAIGEFVSVHAQYDIEVAARRLRRKRGLEEEPGQLPSPAKAAAASALAFAAGAALPLLAGGFVRPWAVRVAAVCAVTTAALAGFGAVGGALGGTSPARSGARVLLGGWAAMAVCYSVLWLSRLAMGAQVSGATC, translated from the coding sequence ATGCTCTCTCATTCTCTCTTTGCTCTATATAAAATCGGGGACACACTGGAAAGTGTGTGCCTCACACATTTTGGCCCCCATTGTTGCGGCTCCAAGATACTAGTAATGGGAACGGCGGAGGACGACGCGGCAGCGGGCGTGGACTACGCCGACAGGGCGCAGTGGCTCCGCGCGGCGGTGCTGGGCGTCAACGACGGGCTTGTGTCCGTGGCGTCGCTGATGATCGGGGTGGGCGCCGTGAACCAGTCCGCCAGGGCCATGCTCGTCTCCGGGCTCGCCGGCCTCGTCGCCGGCGCGTGCAGCATGGCCATCGGCGAGTTCGTGTCCGTGCACGCTCAGTACGACATCGAGGTGGCCGCGCGGCGGCTGAGACGCAAACGCGGCCTCGAGGAGGAGCCCGGGCAGCTGCCGAgcccggcgaaggcggcggccgcGTCGGCGCTGGCCTTCGCGGCCGGCGCGGCGCTCCCGCTGCTGGCCGGCGGGTTCGTGCGCCCGTGGGCCGTTCGGGTCGCTGCCGTGTGCGCGGTGACCACGGCCGCGCTGGCCGGGTTCGGGGCCGTCGGAGGGGCGCTCGGAGGCACCAGCCCGGCCAGGTCTGGCGCCCGGGTGCTGCTCGGCGGATGGGCTGCCATGGCCGTGTGCTACAGCGTGCTATGGCTGTCCAGGCTCGCCATGGGGGCACAAGTATCAGGTGCCACTTGCTAA